Within the Nitrospira sp. genome, the region CGAGGGGCCGGCGCAGTGGCCGACGCCATGCTCCCTAAACTCCTTTCTCCCAAGACGCGGGACACCCGTCCTGAACTGGTCGCGGACGTTCGTCACATGATCGAAAGCATGCGGCTCGGCGGCATCGTTGGCGATTTGATGGCCATGGCGGACCGTCCGGATTCCTTGCCCCTGCTGGGAGCCATAGGCTGTCCCACACTCGTCGTCGTCGGAGCTGACGACCAGACGACTCCGGTGAGTGACGCACGACTCATGGCCGAGCGTATCCCTGGTGCCCGGCTGGAAATCATTCCCGAGGCAGGCCACCTTCCTAACCTGGAACAACCGAGCGCGTTTAATGCCTGCCTTGATCGCTTCCTTCGGGAACTCTCGTAGACCCTGCCACGCTGCTGATGCCTCATCTCAGTGGTCACATGGAAGTTTCCACCTAACCGGCTCGTCGGGCGGTTGCCTTCGATGAGATCGGTCAGGGTCAGTGCAATACTGGTGAGACCAGAGCGGTGTCGAGCCGGGACGGCGATTGTGCAGACTCTCGACCGACCCATACGGCAGGACGCATGAGGGTTTGGGCGGGACGGTCCGGTTCGGCTTTCGATCCGTGTACTTGCTCTGTACAGACAGCCGAGGAGGTGGGAGCCAAACAAACGGAGTACCGATGAGAACCTATCCTTCGATAGCTCGTCCCGGCAGAGACGTTCGGTTGACGAGAGGTGCGCCGCGTCAGTCTTTCAACGCAGTGTTGAGATAGGGTCTAGTCACCGTCGCCGACACTGCCCTGACGGATCAACTTCAAGAATTCGTTGCGAGTCTGCTCTTGTGTTCGAAACGTCCCCAACATATGACTGGTAACCGCGACTGTATTTTGCTTTTCCACGCCACGCATCATCATACACAGATGTCGCGCTTCCATCACGACGCCGACGCCGCGGGCGTTGAGCTTTCGCTTGAGCGTTTCCGCGATCTGCACCGTCAACCGCTCTTGCACCTGTAGCCGGCGGCTAAATGCGTCCACGATGCGCGGGATCTTGCTCAGGCCGACCACCTTCTTGTTGGGGATGTACCCGACGTGGCATCGCCCGAAGAACGGCAGCAAATGATGTTCGCACAGGCTAAAGAAGTCGATATCCTTCACGATCACCATTTCGTCGTAATCGATCGGGAACAGCGCCTGGTTCACTAATGCGTCGATATCCTGATGATACCCGCGTGTCATGAACTGAAGGGCCTTGGCTACGCGTTTCGGTGTTTCCTCCAAGCCCGGCCTTCCCGGCGTCTCCCCCAGCTGAATCAATAGTTGGGTAATCAATTCCTCCGGGGTTCCGCGGAAGGGGACGGCAGAGGGCCCCATTCCACTCGGACGGCGACCGGCTGATTTTCTCCCACGCATTGACGTCTCCTTACGATTCAAGCCATCAGGAACAGCGAACCTGCTCGCCACTTAGGATCCGGCATACTCGAAATAGTTATCCCTCGTCTCGACGACGCCCACCCGCTCGAGTCGACCTTGTGGGATATCTGCGACGAGCAGATCCC harbors:
- the folE2 gene encoding GTP cyclohydrolase 1, with protein sequence MRGRKSAGRRPSGMGPSAVPFRGTPEELITQLLIQLGETPGRPGLEETPKRVAKALQFMTRGYHQDIDALVNQALFPIDYDEMVIVKDIDFFSLCEHHLLPFFGRCHVGYIPNKKVVGLSKIPRIVDAFSRRLQVQERLTVQIAETLKRKLNARGVGVVMEARHLCMMMRGVEKQNTVAVTSHMLGTFRTQEQTRNEFLKLIRQGSVGDGD